One stretch of Arachis duranensis cultivar V14167 chromosome 1, aradu.V14167.gnm2.J7QH, whole genome shotgun sequence DNA includes these proteins:
- the LOC107469576 gene encoding glycine-rich RNA-binding protein RZ1A, with protein sequence MTLDDDSSIYVGGLPYDASEQTIRSVFHLYGAILDVKIINEHRGKCYCFVTFTNTRSAVNAINDMNGRTIDGRVIKVNGVRTRGGRSNFGSRERYHHAGERDVDWDRDRDRGYDHDRDGYRNRNGHWPRERDRSRDPDQDRDRRVEHMHDRHHDDHAGEASLDKGWSRGDDRAGNGQDNGRAYSEDMDGDHSFDLNTDRRMDTSDRDKIFDEDKNEQSRRNNDLNVNNHHHMHLSSDSNGNHSDQVEDELKQSTEQLDQLKKEVSQMGERLEEKRLLVMDLQKKSRKLEEALTNAKKHTSYRQKQLTNLHKCFVQVKECTERLKTSEKELQAIVDASSMLENDGDGVGFQDGQLANGRY encoded by the exons ATGACGCTGGACGATGATAGTTCCATCTACGTTGGGGGTCTTCCCTACGACGCTTCCGAACAAACTATCCGCTCTGTCTTTCATTTATATGGCGCCATCCTTGATGTTAAG ATTATCAACGAGCACAGGGGCAAGTGCTATTGCTTTGTTACTTTCACGAATACTAGGTCAGCAGTTAATGCCATCAACGACATGAATGGCAGG ACCATTGATGGGCGTGTCATTAAAGTGAATGGGGTGAGGACTCGTGGTGGGAGATCAAATTTCGGTAGTAGAGAGCGATATCATCATGCTGGTGAGAGGGATGTCGACTGGGATAGAGATAGAGACCGAGGCTATGATCATGATAGGGATGGATACAGGAATAGGAACGGCCATTGGCCTCGAGAACGCGATAGGTCTCGAGACCCTGACCAGGATAGGGATAGAAGAGTTGAGCATATGCATGATCGTCATCATGATGATCATGCCGGAGAAGCTTCCCTAGATAAAGGTTGGAGTCGAGGGGATGACCGTGCAGGAAACGGACAAGATAATGGCAGGGCATATAGTGAAGATATGGATGGAGACCACAGCTTTGATTTGAATACAGACAGGAGGATGGATACCAGTGATCGTGATAAGATTTTTGACGAAGATAAAAATGAACAGTCAAGGAGAAACAACGA TTTGAATGTTAATAACCATCATCACATGCATCTTTCATCAGATTCAAATGGCAATCATAGTGATCAG gtagaagatgaattaaagCAATCAACTGAACAACTCGATCAACTGAAAAAGGAG GTGTCGCAAATGGGAGAGAGATTGGAAGAGAAAAGACTTCTTGTCATGGACTTACAGAAGAAGTCTAGG AAATTGGAGGAGGCACTGACTAACGCAAAGAAACACACTTCATATCGTCAAAAGCAGTTGACCAAT CTGCATAAATGTTTTGTACAAGTAAAAGAGTGCACCGAGAGGCTTAAAACCAGCGAAAAAGAACTTCAG gCTATAGTGGATGCATCATCAATGTTAGAGAATGATGGTGACGGTGTTGGCTTTCAGGATGGACAACTCGCAAATGGCAGATACTAA